From Haloglomus litoreum, the proteins below share one genomic window:
- a CDS encoding DEAD/DEAH box helicase, translating to MSEPEPVAGADAFTHLHADVRAALSERGFSTPTEPQRRAIPPLARGEDCLVVAPTGTGKTETAMLPVLSAIVERRERTDEDTHGVQALYITPLRALNRDMRERLEWWGDTLGVDVDVRHGDTTDYQRSKQADNPPDVLVTTPETLQAMFTGKKLRRALADVEHVVIDEVHELAAAKRGAQLTIGLEHLREYADRFQRVGLSATVGDPAEVGRFLTGGAEPTIVEVDVGSRLDITVREPEVTERDEKLSGQLMTEANVASHVRVIDDLVREHEATLVFVNTRQTAEALGSRLKELGTNIGIHHGSLSKEARIDVEDGFKAGDLDGLLCTSSMELGIDVGHIDHVVQYQSPRQVCRLLQRVGRAGHRRDAVSSGTVITTRPDDTFEALAITERALDGDVEPARIHHGSLDTVANQICGLLMGFGEISARGAYEIITRAYPFRDLDEAEFKEVVRELSENRVLWLDEEADRLEKSRGTWQYFYANLSMIPDEANYTVEDMASGRTVGTLAERFVVNFAGPGEVFIQGGEMWRITEVDEEEEAVKVTPVEDPGGEVPSWVGQEIPVPYDVAQHVARLREKAARRFERGDSHDQVAAWLAETYPTDHHTAHSALEQVADHVEADAPVPGPSHVVVEFKAREVVLNAAFGHRTNETLGRVLSALLGQQSGSSVAMEVDPYRIELEVPGGIRASDVVEKLETTDPDHLRPLVELSLKNADSLKFKLAQVAAKFGALKRYRGAGAANFGRSRLLEALKDSPVYDEAVRETLHEDLAVGRAADVLRRVQAGSDDTPDPGGDGLVPIEVTVHGDRTPIGLGGRSSGRELLAPENADASVIATVRERLQNDRVILLCCHCQGWDRRQQVKRVPDQPECPECGSTRVAALNPWADEVVQAVRANEKDEEQEKQTERAYRAASLVQSHGKQAVIALAARGVGPHNAAQVINKLRENEDDFYRDILTKERQYARTKSFWD from the coding sequence GTGAGCGAACCGGAGCCGGTCGCGGGCGCGGACGCGTTCACCCATCTGCACGCGGACGTTCGGGCGGCCCTCTCCGAGCGCGGCTTCAGCACGCCGACGGAGCCACAGCGCCGCGCCATCCCGCCGCTGGCGCGGGGCGAGGACTGCCTCGTCGTCGCGCCGACCGGTACCGGCAAGACCGAGACCGCGATGCTACCGGTCCTCTCCGCCATCGTCGAGCGGCGCGAGCGGACCGACGAGGACACCCACGGCGTGCAGGCGCTCTACATCACGCCGCTTCGCGCGCTGAACCGCGACATGCGCGAACGACTGGAGTGGTGGGGCGACACGCTCGGCGTCGACGTCGATGTCCGGCACGGCGACACCACGGACTACCAGCGAAGCAAGCAGGCCGACAACCCACCGGACGTGCTGGTGACGACGCCGGAGACGCTGCAGGCGATGTTCACGGGCAAGAAGCTCCGGCGGGCGCTGGCGGACGTCGAGCACGTCGTCATCGACGAGGTCCACGAACTCGCGGCCGCCAAACGGGGTGCCCAGTTGACCATCGGCCTCGAACACCTCCGGGAGTACGCCGACCGCTTCCAGCGCGTCGGGCTCTCGGCCACGGTGGGTGACCCTGCGGAGGTGGGGCGCTTCCTCACCGGCGGCGCCGAGCCGACAATCGTGGAGGTGGACGTGGGCTCGCGGCTCGACATCACGGTCCGCGAACCCGAGGTGACCGAGCGCGACGAGAAGCTGTCGGGACAGCTGATGACCGAGGCGAACGTCGCGAGCCACGTCCGCGTCATCGACGACCTCGTCCGCGAGCACGAGGCGACGCTCGTCTTCGTCAACACCCGCCAGACCGCAGAGGCGCTGGGGTCTCGGCTGAAGGAACTGGGGACGAACATCGGCATCCACCACGGCTCGCTCTCGAAGGAGGCCCGCATCGACGTCGAGGACGGGTTCAAGGCCGGCGACCTGGACGGGCTGCTCTGCACCTCCTCGATGGAGCTCGGCATCGACGTGGGCCACATCGACCACGTCGTGCAGTACCAGTCACCGAGGCAGGTCTGCCGGCTGCTCCAGCGCGTCGGCCGGGCGGGTCACCGCCGGGACGCCGTCTCCTCGGGGACGGTCATCACGACGCGCCCGGACGACACGTTCGAGGCGCTCGCGATAACGGAGCGCGCCCTCGACGGCGACGTGGAGCCGGCACGCATCCACCACGGCTCGCTGGACACGGTCGCGAACCAGATCTGTGGGCTGCTGATGGGCTTCGGCGAGATCTCGGCGCGGGGCGCCTACGAGATCATCACGCGAGCCTACCCCTTCCGCGACCTCGACGAGGCCGAGTTCAAGGAGGTCGTCCGCGAGTTGAGCGAGAACCGCGTCCTCTGGCTCGACGAGGAGGCCGACCGGCTGGAGAAGTCGCGGGGGACGTGGCAGTACTTCTACGCCAACCTCTCGATGATCCCGGACGAGGCCAACTACACCGTCGAGGACATGGCCTCCGGGCGGACGGTCGGAACCCTCGCGGAGCGCTTCGTCGTCAACTTCGCCGGGCCGGGCGAGGTGTTCATCCAGGGCGGCGAGATGTGGCGCATCACCGAGGTCGACGAGGAGGAAGAGGCGGTGAAGGTCACGCCCGTCGAGGACCCCGGCGGCGAGGTCCCCTCCTGGGTCGGCCAGGAGATTCCCGTGCCGTACGACGTGGCCCAGCACGTCGCCCGCCTGCGCGAGAAAGCAGCACGGCGGTTCGAGCGCGGCGACTCGCACGACCAGGTGGCCGCGTGGCTGGCCGAGACGTACCCGACCGACCACCACACCGCACACTCCGCCCTCGAACAGGTCGCCGACCACGTCGAGGCAGACGCCCCCGTGCCCGGACCGTCGCACGTCGTCGTCGAGTTCAAGGCCCGCGAGGTGGTGCTGAACGCCGCCTTCGGCCACCGGACGAACGAGACGCTGGGGCGCGTGCTCTCGGCCCTGCTGGGCCAGCAGTCGGGGTCGAGCGTGGCGATGGAGGTGGACCCGTACCGCATCGAACTGGAGGTGCCCGGCGGCATCCGGGCCAGCGACGTGGTGGAGAAACTGGAGACCACCGACCCAGACCACCTCCGGCCACTCGTGGAGTTGAGCCTGAAGAACGCCGACTCGCTGAAGTTCAAGCTCGCGCAGGTCGCCGCGAAGTTCGGCGCGCTCAAGCGGTATCGCGGGGCGGGCGCCGCCAATTTCGGCCGCTCACGCCTGCTAGAGGCGCTGAAGGACTCGCCCGTCTACGACGAGGCCGTCCGGGAGACGCTCCACGAGGACCTCGCGGTCGGGCGGGCCGCGGACGTGCTCCGGCGGGTGCAGGCCGGGAGCGACGACACCCCGGACCCCGGGGGCGACGGCCTCGTCCCCATCGAGGTCACCGTCCACGGCGACCGAACCCCCATCGGCCTCGGCGGCCGCTCCTCCGGGCGCGAGCTGCTCGCCCCGGAGAACGCCGACGCGAGCGTCATCGCGACCGTCAGGGAGCGGTTGCAGAACGACCGCGTCATCCTCCTCTGTTGCCACTGCCAGGGGTGGGACCGCCGCCAGCAGGTGAAACGCGTCCCCGACCAGCCCGAGTGCCCCGAGTGTGGCTCGACGCGGGTGGCCGCACTCAACCCGTGGGCCGACGAGGTGGTGCAGGCCGTCCGCGCGAACGAGAAGGACGAGGAGCAGGAGAAGCAGACCGAGCGCGCCTACCGCGCGGCGAGTCTGGTCCAGAGCCACGGGAAACAGGCGGTCATCGCGCTGGCCGCCCGAGGGGTGGGACCGCACAACGCGGCGCAGGTCATCAACAAGCTCCGCGAGAACGAGGACGACTTCTACCGGGACATCCTCACGAAGGAGCGCCAGTACGCCCGGACGAAGTCGTTCTGGGACTGA
- a CDS encoding 2Fe-2S iron-sulfur cluster-binding protein, producing the protein MTEYTVEFVGTGETITCSDKETILKRCIEEGIAQEYSCRVGMCLACSAEILEGEVEQTVAVRRGLTEEEAEDYALTCMARPLSDLKLERGKYPPSIENDMQAGSGEAAADD; encoded by the coding sequence ATGACCGAGTACACCGTCGAGTTCGTCGGGACGGGCGAGACCATCACCTGTTCCGACAAGGAGACCATCCTGAAGCGGTGCATCGAGGAGGGCATCGCCCAGGAGTACTCCTGCCGCGTCGGGATGTGCCTGGCCTGTTCCGCCGAGATACTCGAGGGCGAGGTCGAGCAGACCGTCGCCGTCCGCCGCGGGCTGACCGAGGAGGAGGCCGAGGACTACGCCCTCACCTGCATGGCCCGGCCGCTCTCGGACCTGAAACTGGAGCGCGGGAAGTACCCGCCGAGCATCGAGAACGACATGCAGGCCGGCAGCGGCGAGGCCGCGGCCGACGACTGA
- a CDS encoding geranylgeranyl reductase family protein, with protein sequence MSTDDAGTAAGTRHTHEVDVVVVGAGTSGCYAAATIAEAGYDVTIVERKTAEEAGHIACGDALKGADKFPEVIPKSKIEPALTNTVVDHGQFEIPAEDAVLDIPVPGELAVIDRKLYGELLIEGAEESGVEFHYDTVVQDVLQDEDGRATGVTGIRKGDPMRYDGELVIDGAGALSILQDEADLSDATFDTNVRFSQFSSAYREIIEVEEPVDYHDALVFKPTKRSAGYLWYFPRTETEINAGLGFQMNEEPMKLVDDLRDDMRSRPEFENAEVKDKLGAAVPTRRPYDSATAPGFMSVGDAAGHVNPTTGGGIAGAAYAGTYAGDAAIDALEQGDVSEDVLWSYNERVMEHFGGRYAALDVYNIFTTAYDLDDLMALLASLPADKLSEQLYDGKAEIGLKLKVQTAIKSFGHWGTLYDFYQTKKLADRLTEHYEEYPGGPDEFGPWQSARDEIMEDIYETTGAEPKY encoded by the coding sequence ATGAGTACCGACGATGCCGGGACGGCGGCGGGGACCCGGCACACGCACGAGGTCGACGTCGTCGTCGTTGGCGCCGGGACGTCGGGCTGTTACGCCGCGGCGACCATCGCGGAGGCGGGCTACGACGTGACCATCGTCGAGCGCAAGACCGCGGAGGAGGCGGGCCACATCGCCTGCGGGGACGCGCTGAAGGGGGCCGACAAGTTCCCCGAGGTCATCCCCAAGTCGAAGATCGAGCCCGCGCTGACGAACACCGTCGTCGACCACGGGCAGTTCGAGATCCCAGCCGAGGACGCCGTCCTCGACATCCCCGTGCCCGGGGAACTGGCGGTCATCGACCGGAAGCTGTACGGCGAACTCCTCATCGAGGGGGCCGAGGAGTCGGGTGTCGAGTTCCACTACGACACGGTCGTCCAGGACGTCCTGCAGGACGAGGACGGCCGTGCCACGGGCGTCACCGGCATCCGGAAGGGCGACCCCATGCGCTACGACGGCGAGCTGGTCATCGACGGCGCGGGGGCGCTGTCGATCCTCCAGGACGAGGCCGACCTCTCGGACGCGACCTTCGACACGAACGTCCGGTTCTCGCAGTTCTCGTCGGCGTACCGCGAGATCATCGAGGTCGAGGAGCCGGTCGACTACCACGACGCGCTCGTGTTCAAGCCGACGAAGCGCTCGGCCGGCTACCTCTGGTACTTCCCCCGCACGGAGACGGAGATCAACGCCGGCCTCGGCTTCCAGATGAACGAGGAGCCGATGAAGCTGGTCGACGACCTCCGCGACGACATGCGGAGCCGGCCGGAGTTCGAGAACGCCGAGGTGAAGGACAAACTCGGTGCCGCGGTCCCGACCCGTCGGCCGTACGACTCGGCCACCGCGCCCGGGTTCATGTCCGTCGGTGACGCCGCGGGCCACGTCAACCCGACCACGGGCGGCGGCATCGCGGGTGCCGCGTACGCCGGCACGTACGCGGGCGACGCAGCCATCGACGCGCTCGAACAGGGCGACGTCTCCGAGGACGTCCTCTGGTCGTACAACGAGCGGGTGATGGAGCACTTCGGCGGACGCTACGCCGCGCTCGACGTCTACAACATCTTCACGACAGCGTACGACCTGGACGACCTGATGGCGCTGCTGGCGTCGTTGCCGGCGGACAAGCTCTCCGAACAGCTCTACGACGGGAAGGCCGAGATCGGCCTCAAACTCAAGGTCCAGACCGCCATCAAGTCGTTCGGTCACTGGGGGACGCTGTACGACTTCTACCAGACGAAGAAGCTTGCGGACCGGCTGACCGAGCACTACGAGGAGTACCCGGGCGGCCCCGACGAGTTCGGCCCCTGGCAGTCGGCCCGGGACGAGATCATGGAGGACATCTACGAGACGACCGGCGCCGAGCCGAAGTACTGA
- a CDS encoding DUF7139 domain-containing protein, which translates to MADTTVPGDEAEEEGWLVGWYRTYIGVPQRRVDVYVGFGVFVAGLALALAGLALFLAERGMVPGRDFALREAAFAAGALGLPVLLSGVVVLLPGDRRVLAVGVGGTAVCLVAVAFFVSVYPGDWNVTSGPDYSALGTALYAAGVVPVVAAAAAALVGYHVERVSGAGAGEPEGETDESESWTAAEIEADIEAALADAELSWGGVPVEETRKLTVTADDSLEAGFEGAGREAVRSQGVDDAVAGLQGLKGGTDRTARGSSTDDQAAALRELREQQAAEPEGDGGVIARVRGWFDRT; encoded by the coding sequence ATGGCCGACACCACCGTTCCCGGAGATGAGGCCGAGGAGGAAGGGTGGCTGGTGGGCTGGTATCGGACGTACATCGGGGTTCCGCAGCGTCGAGTCGACGTGTACGTCGGGTTCGGGGTCTTCGTGGCGGGGCTGGCGCTCGCGCTCGCGGGACTGGCCCTGTTCCTCGCGGAACGGGGGATGGTCCCGGGGCGTGACTTCGCACTCCGCGAGGCCGCGTTCGCTGCCGGGGCACTGGGGCTCCCGGTCCTGTTGAGCGGCGTCGTGGTCCTCCTGCCGGGTGACCGACGGGTGCTGGCAGTCGGCGTGGGCGGCACGGCGGTCTGCCTCGTCGCCGTCGCGTTCTTCGTCTCGGTGTATCCTGGCGACTGGAACGTGACAAGCGGGCCCGACTACAGCGCACTCGGGACCGCCCTGTACGCCGCCGGCGTCGTACCTGTCGTCGCGGCCGCCGCCGCGGCCCTCGTGGGGTACCACGTCGAACGGGTGAGCGGCGCCGGCGCTGGGGAGCCCGAGGGCGAGACTGACGAGTCCGAGTCGTGGACTGCCGCGGAGATCGAGGCCGACATCGAAGCGGCACTCGCCGACGCCGAACTCTCCTGGGGCGGCGTCCCCGTCGAGGAGACCCGCAAACTGACCGTCACCGCCGACGATTCCCTGGAGGCCGGTTTCGAGGGTGCCGGGCGCGAGGCCGTCCGTTCGCAGGGGGTCGACGACGCCGTCGCCGGACTCCAGGGCCTCAAAGGTGGTACGGACCGCACAGCCCGCGGCAGCAGCACGGACGACCAGGCCGCCGCGCTCCGCGAACTCCGCGAGCAACAGGCTGCCGAACCGGAGGGTGACGGCGGCGTCATCGCCCGCGTCCGGGGGTGGTTCGACCGGACCTGA
- a CDS encoding methyltransferase domain-containing protein — protein sequence MPDPFGRAVRDHHEGTRESPLVQRDGAETFEHPIEAFYFGEFDPEEDPWLAEALDGPLVDLGCGAGRHALAFQERFETVATDVSEHLVAVTEDRGVEDARVADMFALRESFPRDRFESALAIGTQVSLSGSMAGLRAFLNDLSAVTTYGATAVIDSYDPANVDPEEMLGYRERPERGLAHRVFHFEYEGEVGETLLFCLFGPERLREATVGTDWWLADTRSDEEAVHYRARLEKR from the coding sequence ATGCCCGACCCGTTCGGTCGTGCGGTCCGTGACCATCACGAGGGGACCCGCGAGTCGCCACTCGTCCAGCGCGACGGCGCGGAGACGTTCGAGCATCCCATCGAAGCGTTCTACTTCGGCGAGTTCGACCCCGAGGAGGATCCCTGGCTCGCCGAGGCGCTGGATGGCCCGCTGGTCGACCTCGGCTGTGGCGCGGGCCGGCACGCGCTGGCGTTCCAGGAGCGGTTCGAGACCGTCGCGACGGACGTGAGCGAACACCTGGTGGCGGTCACCGAGGACCGCGGCGTCGAGGACGCTCGCGTCGCGGACATGTTCGCATTGCGGGAGTCGTTCCCGCGTGACCGCTTCGAGAGTGCGCTCGCCATCGGCACGCAGGTCAGTCTGTCCGGGTCGATGGCCGGACTCCGTGCGTTCCTGAACGACCTCTCGGCCGTGACCACGTACGGGGCGACGGCCGTCATCGACAGCTACGACCCCGCGAACGTCGACCCCGAGGAGATGCTCGGCTACCGGGAGCGCCCGGAGCGGGGGCTGGCCCATCGGGTCTTCCACTTCGAGTACGAGGGCGAGGTGGGCGAGACGCTCCTCTTCTGTCTGTTCGGTCCGGAACGGCTCCGCGAGGCCACCGTCGGGACGGACTGGTGGCTGGCCGACACCCGGAGCGACGAGGAGGCCGTCCACTACCGCGCGAGACTGGAGAAGCGCTGA
- a CDS encoding cell division protein FtsA, with product MARGIDVGTMNIVSSRQEGDETVFVGQRNSFVEIEYSDMAKRMLSRSDVLHIRKGDEVYVVGDDALTFANVFNQETRRPMKRGILSNDEQSAIPMIKLIIEQVVGEPEHDGERVFFSTPADPIDSEVSTLYHRKTLESFLQDQGFDPEPINEGMAVIYSELADSNFTGLGISFGAGMTNVCLAYYAVPVMTFSIARGGDWIDEQAARATGTSVDKVTAVKEDEFRLDFTTDAGGVEGALSIYYDNLLDYVIENIRAELDEEDVEEGLDVPVVVTGGTSSPPGFEELFEERLSEGGLPFDVSTVRRAEEPLYSVARGALVASRTEEESDPEDSPSADTDEDTDIEAEADGGRVLEEE from the coding sequence ATGGCACGAGGAATCGATGTCGGTACCATGAACATCGTCAGCTCGCGGCAGGAGGGCGACGAGACGGTGTTCGTGGGCCAGCGGAATTCGTTCGTGGAGATCGAGTACAGCGACATGGCAAAGCGGATGCTGAGTCGGAGCGACGTGCTCCACATCCGGAAGGGTGACGAGGTGTACGTCGTCGGCGACGACGCGCTCACGTTCGCGAACGTGTTCAACCAGGAGACCCGCCGGCCGATGAAGCGGGGCATCCTGTCCAACGACGAGCAGTCGGCCATCCCGATGATCAAGCTCATCATCGAGCAGGTGGTCGGCGAGCCCGAACACGACGGCGAGCGGGTGTTCTTCTCGACACCGGCCGATCCCATCGACTCGGAGGTGTCGACCCTGTACCACCGCAAGACCCTGGAGTCGTTCCTGCAGGACCAGGGGTTCGACCCCGAGCCCATCAACGAGGGGATGGCGGTCATCTACTCCGAGCTCGCGGACTCGAACTTCACCGGGCTCGGTATCAGCTTCGGCGCCGGCATGACCAACGTCTGCCTGGCGTACTACGCGGTCCCGGTGATGACGTTCAGCATCGCCCGCGGGGGCGACTGGATCGACGAGCAGGCGGCCCGCGCGACGGGCACGAGCGTCGACAAGGTGACCGCGGTCAAGGAGGACGAGTTCCGCCTCGACTTCACGACCGACGCGGGCGGTGTCGAGGGTGCACTGTCCATCTACTACGACAACCTGCTCGACTACGTCATCGAGAACATCCGCGCGGAACTCGACGAGGAGGATGTCGAGGAGGGGCTCGATGTCCCCGTGGTCGTTACGGGGGGTACCTCGAGTCCGCCGGGGTTCGAGGAGCTGTTCGAGGAACGACTCTCGGAGGGGGGCCTCCCGTTCGACGTCAGCACCGTCCGCCGGGCGGAGGAACCGCTGTACAGCGTCGCGCGGGGGGCGCTGGTCGCCTCCAGGACCGAGGAGGAGTCCGACCCGGAGGACAGCCCGAGCGCGGATACCGACGAGGACACCGATATCGAGGCCGAGGCCGATGGCGGTCGGGTTCTCGAAGAGGAGTAG
- a CDS encoding DUF7344 domain-containing protein, protein MGGNLSEHRDELFDLLSNSRRRYAWHYLKSCEGREAIPLGEVAEQVAAWENDKRVGELDTAERKRVYTSLQQQHLPRMDRADIVDFEDNEIRLADRADEFDVYIDIVDDDDIPWSEYYLGLGAVCAALITAVWVTGIRLPFVSGLGWAAIVVLAFVGSAAVHVYIDHRRKLGQYEEPPGVRSSRETANAVPADD, encoded by the coding sequence ATGGGGGGAAATCTGTCGGAACATCGGGATGAACTGTTCGATCTGCTCAGCAACAGTCGCCGGCGCTACGCGTGGCACTACCTGAAGTCGTGCGAGGGCCGCGAGGCGATACCGCTCGGTGAGGTGGCCGAGCAGGTGGCCGCCTGGGAGAACGACAAGCGGGTCGGAGAACTGGACACGGCCGAACGGAAGCGCGTCTACACGTCGCTGCAGCAGCAGCACCTGCCACGGATGGACCGGGCCGACATCGTGGACTTCGAGGACAACGAGATACGGCTCGCCGACCGGGCCGACGAGTTCGACGTCTACATCGACATCGTCGACGATGACGACATCCCCTGGAGCGAGTACTACCTCGGTCTGGGGGCGGTGTGTGCGGCGCTCATCACGGCGGTATGGGTGACGGGTATCCGGCTCCCGTTCGTCTCCGGCCTAGGCTGGGCGGCCATCGTGGTGCTGGCGTTCGTCGGCTCGGCGGCGGTCCACGTGTACATCGACCACCGGCGGAAGCTCGGCCAGTACGAGGAACCGCCGGGTGTCCGTAGCTCGCGGGAGACGGCTAACGCCGTCCCCGCCGACGACTGA
- a CDS encoding AAA family ATPase, which produces MSEDGRSVTLVVRGAEKRDAGRGVARLPEHARRALGVLSGDTVVVEGTRPTVAKVWPGGDAEGIRIDADTRANAGVNIGDEVTVRPVAVADADEVTLDVPVQVDEDTLDALRRDLLDRPLRAGETVRLERLGARADIRATDPDGTVRVTDRTDVRVVSHPQPETGGESGTERADSPSSGRGPRADRDGNRGRTTVETGSPASEETGAGLSVTYEDIGGLDEELDLVKEMIELPLSEPELFRQLGIDPPKGVLLHGPPGTGKTLIARAVAGEVDAHFETISGPEIVSKYKGDSEERLRETFDRAEANAPAIVFIDEIDSIAGARDEDADMENRLVAQLLTLMDGLDDRGEVVVIGATNRVDSIDPALRRGGRFDREIEIGAPRAEGRREILDVHTRGVQLADDVDLDTYAARTHGFVGADLASLVKEAGMVALRDRANRDPLQVTKADFEAAMNAVEPSAMREYVAEAPDTTYADVGGLDEAKQTLREAVEWPLQYGALFEATRTDPPSGVLLYGPPGTGKTLLARALAGESEVNFIAVDGPELLDRYVGESEKAVREVFDRARQAAPSILFFDEIDAVAGARGSGQHEVTERVVSQLLTELDGLEDNPNVVVLAATNRRDALDPALLRPGRLEEHVEVPAPDAEGRRAILRVHGRGKPFADDVDLDEFVPVTEGFSGADLEALVRTASMRAIREFASEMGPEAANERADEVRITRAHFEQALESVEPSLGD; this is translated from the coding sequence ATGAGCGAGGACGGCCGGAGCGTGACCCTCGTCGTCCGCGGCGCGGAGAAACGCGACGCTGGGCGCGGGGTCGCTCGACTGCCCGAACACGCCCGCCGGGCACTCGGGGTCCTCAGCGGCGACACCGTCGTCGTCGAGGGCACGCGCCCGACGGTGGCGAAGGTGTGGCCCGGGGGTGACGCCGAGGGCATCCGCATCGACGCTGACACCCGGGCCAACGCCGGTGTCAACATCGGTGACGAGGTGACAGTTCGACCGGTGGCCGTGGCGGACGCCGACGAGGTGACGCTGGACGTCCCCGTCCAGGTGGACGAGGACACGCTGGACGCACTCCGGCGTGACCTGCTCGATCGCCCGCTGCGTGCGGGGGAGACGGTCCGTCTGGAGCGACTCGGCGCCCGAGCCGACATCCGTGCGACCGATCCCGACGGAACGGTCCGCGTGACCGACCGGACGGACGTGCGTGTCGTCTCCCATCCCCAGCCTGAGACCGGAGGGGAATCCGGGACGGAGCGAGCGGATTCCCCGTCATCCGGCCGCGGTCCCAGGGCGGATCGCGACGGCAACCGCGGCCGGACCACCGTCGAGACGGGGAGTCCCGCGTCGGAAGAGACCGGCGCCGGCCTGAGCGTCACCTACGAGGACATCGGGGGTCTGGACGAGGAGCTCGACCTCGTCAAGGAGATGATCGAGCTCCCACTGTCGGAGCCCGAACTGTTCCGCCAGCTCGGCATCGACCCGCCGAAGGGCGTGCTCCTGCACGGTCCGCCGGGGACCGGCAAGACCCTCATCGCGCGGGCCGTTGCCGGTGAGGTGGATGCACACTTCGAGACCATCTCCGGCCCGGAGATCGTCTCGAAGTACAAGGGCGACAGCGAGGAGCGCCTCCGCGAGACGTTCGACCGCGCGGAGGCCAACGCCCCGGCCATCGTCTTCATCGACGAGATCGACTCCATCGCCGGCGCTCGTGACGAGGACGCGGACATGGAGAACCGCCTGGTCGCCCAGCTGCTGACGCTGATGGACGGCCTCGACGACCGGGGCGAGGTCGTCGTCATCGGCGCGACCAACCGGGTCGACAGCATCGACCCGGCGCTCCGGCGGGGCGGCCGGTTCGACCGTGAGATAGAGATCGGCGCCCCACGTGCCGAGGGGCGCCGGGAGATCCTGGACGTCCATACCCGAGGGGTGCAGCTCGCGGACGATGTCGACCTCGACACGTACGCGGCGCGCACCCACGGCTTCGTCGGGGCGGACCTCGCGTCGCTGGTGAAGGAGGCCGGGATGGTCGCCCTGCGGGACCGAGCGAACCGTGACCCGCTGCAGGTGACGAAGGCCGACTTCGAGGCCGCGATGAACGCGGTCGAGCCCAGCGCCATGCGCGAGTACGTCGCCGAGGCACCGGATACGACGTACGCGGACGTGGGCGGGCTGGACGAGGCCAAACAGACACTGCGGGAGGCCGTCGAGTGGCCGCTCCAGTACGGCGCCCTGTTCGAGGCGACCCGCACCGACCCGCCGTCTGGGGTGCTGCTGTACGGTCCACCGGGGACGGGCAAGACCCTCCTCGCGCGGGCGCTGGCCGGCGAGTCCGAGGTCAACTTCATCGCGGTCGACGGGCCGGAACTGCTCGACCGCTACGTCGGCGAGTCCGAGAAGGCCGTCCGCGAGGTGTTCGACCGCGCGCGACAGGCTGCTCCGTCTATCCTCTTCTTCGACGAGATCGACGCCGTCGCCGGTGCCCGCGGCTCCGGCCAGCACGAGGTGACGGAGCGTGTCGTCTCCCAGCTCCTGACGGAGCTCGACGGGCTCGAGGACAACCCGAACGTGGTGGTCCTGGCCGCGACCAACCGCCGGGACGCGCTCGACCCGGCGCTCCTCCGTCCGGGACGCCTCGAGGAGCACGTCGAGGTGCCGGCGCCAGATGCCGAGGGCCGCCGGGCCATCCTCCGGGTCCACGGGCGGGGGAAGCCGTTCGCCGACGACGTCGACCTCGACGAGTTCGTCCCCGTCACCGAGGGGTTCTCCGGGGCCGACCTCGAGGCTCTCGTCCGGACGGCGTCGATGCGGGCCATCCGCGAGTTCGCGAGCGAGATGGGGCCGGAAGCCGCGAACGAGCGGGCCGACGAGGTCCGCATCACGCGGGCGCACTTCGAGCAGGCGCTGGAGTCCGTGGAGCCGTCGCTCGGGGACTGA